Part of the Pseudomonas lijiangensis genome is shown below.
CATCGCGACACACCCAAGGCATTCGCTGGCGATGAACGCGCTCAGGCTCTGGTGCAACATGGCCTGAAACTGGGTCGGGATCAGCATCTGGAACCCCTTGAACGCACCTTCATCTATCTGGTGCTGGAGCACAGCGAAAACCTCGACGTGCAGAACCAGGCCATCACCTGCTTTGGCAAACTGCTTCCCCTGCTGCCTGCCACCGACCGCGACTATTTCAATCAGAGCCTTGATTACGCTGAGCGTCATCAGAAAATCATTGCCCGCTTCGGTCGCTTCCCCCATCGCAACGACATTCTCGGTCGTGCCTCGACCGATGAAGAGATCGAGTTTCTGAAGACGCCCGGCTCAAGCTTTTAGGGGCTTGGCCAATCAATGCGTTCTGGCTTGCCGGAAATCACCCGTCGTCCGTGCATCACCTGCCATCAGGGATTTACGGGTCAAGGGAACCAGATCCCGGTTTTATCTTCTAAGCTTTCGGCATTGCGCCAGCCAGGTTCATAGGCCCGTGCTGCGACGCAGCCTCCTTCCGTTCAGGAGCTTCATCCATGTCTTTGCGCTCTCTCGCGTTACTGTCGTTTTGCGTGCTGCTGACTGCCTGCAGCAAGATCACCCAAGAGAATTACTCCAAGCTTTCCGCTGGCATGCCCAAGGCGCAGGTCGAAAGCCTGCTGGGCAGCCCGACTGAATGTTCCGGCGCACTGGGGATGTCCAGTTGCACCTGGGGCGACCAGAAAACCTTTATCAGCGTGCAATATGCTGGCGACAAAGTGCTCATTTTCTCGGGCCAAGGTCTGAAATAACTCATGATCAAGCTACTTCTACGCTTCGGCATTCTCGTCATGGCCAGCTTCCTGGCCATCGGCTTTGCGCATTCTGCAGAAAACCTCGAACCCAAGACCGTCGACAGCGTCGACCTGAACCGCTATCAGGGCACCTGGTATGAACTGGCGCGGCTGCCCATGTTTTTCCAGCGCAACTGCGCGCAGTCCGAAGCCCATTACACGCTCAAGCCTGACGGCAATATCGGCGTAACCAACCGCTGCCGGACAATCGAAGGCAAGTGGCAGGAAGCAACTGGCACCGCCTCGCCACAAGTACCGGGCAAGACCGACAAGCTGTGGGTGGTCTTCGACAACTGGTTCTCACGACTGCTGCCGGGCTTGGCCAAAGGCGACTACTGGGTTCTGGCCATCGGTGACGACTACAAGACCGCCGTGGTGGGCAACCCTGACCGCAAATACCTGTGGCTGCTGTCCCGCACGCCAACCGTGTCGGAGCAGGTCAAGCAGGACATGATGAGCAAGGCACGCCAACAGGGTTACGACACCAGCAGGCTGATCTGGCGTGAGGATGATTCAAAGATCGGGAAGTGATTTGAGTCTAGGGATTGTGGAAGGGGGCTTGCCCGCGACAAGCCCCTTTCGT
Proteins encoded:
- a CDS encoding DUF924 family protein; its protein translation is MSAPWLPLLQWWFGSAESASEVVKAREKLWFGKSRTTDTEARERFGVLVEQALTGGLKEWAENPKGWLALVLLLDQLPRMIHRDTPKAFAGDERAQALVQHGLKLGRDQHLEPLERTFIYLVLEHSENLDVQNQAITCFGKLLPLLPATDRDYFNQSLDYAERHQKIIARFGRFPHRNDILGRASTDEEIEFLKTPGSSF
- a CDS encoding lipocalin family protein translates to MIKLLLRFGILVMASFLAIGFAHSAENLEPKTVDSVDLNRYQGTWYELARLPMFFQRNCAQSEAHYTLKPDGNIGVTNRCRTIEGKWQEATGTASPQVPGKTDKLWVVFDNWFSRLLPGLAKGDYWVLAIGDDYKTAVVGNPDRKYLWLLSRTPTVSEQVKQDMMSKARQQGYDTSRLIWREDDSKIGK
- the bamE gene encoding outer membrane protein assembly factor BamE domain-containing protein, which encodes MSLRSLALLSFCVLLTACSKITQENYSKLSAGMPKAQVESLLGSPTECSGALGMSSCTWGDQKTFISVQYAGDKVLIFSGQGLK